One window of the bacterium genome contains the following:
- a CDS encoding NAD(P)(+) transhydrogenase (Re/Si-specific) subunit beta, with the protein MNLSIVNFAYLVSAVLFILGLKMMAHPSTAARGNLYSAVGMLIAIVFTLWGWEILSYELILIGILIGSTIGVVLALRIKMTAMPQMVAFLHGFGGAASTLVAGSELIRTQGDPVALSNQFTISVAATGLIGTVTFWGSLVAFGKLQEFVLRGDPIHFPGQQPLNVALLMVCVAIGAMLVLNPQPNLYWLLVAVASVLGILVVLPVGGADMPVAICVLNSSSGLAGCATGFAIHNNALIISGALVGSSGMILADIMCKAMNRSLISVLLGTLGPTAGSPTADAVYDGKIKSASPDEIAMLFEAAQRVVIVPGYGMAVSQAQHAVKELEQLLESHGVEVEYAIHPVAGRMPGHMNVLLAEANVPYDKLREMDDINPTMGTADIALIIGANDVVNPMARTDPKSVIGGMPIIDADKAHTVVVIKRSLSPGFAGIPNPLFAAPNTLMFFADGKKAISDLIHAIKESQ; encoded by the coding sequence GTGAATCTCAGTATTGTCAACTTCGCCTACCTGGTGTCCGCCGTACTCTTTATCCTCGGACTGAAGATGATGGCGCATCCCAGCACAGCGGCGCGTGGAAACCTCTACAGCGCCGTGGGCATGCTCATCGCCATTGTGTTTACCCTGTGGGGCTGGGAGATCCTCAGTTATGAGCTGATCCTGATTGGAATTCTGATCGGGTCCACCATCGGGGTCGTCCTTGCGCTGCGGATCAAGATGACGGCGATGCCGCAGATGGTCGCGTTCCTGCACGGTTTTGGCGGTGCGGCGTCCACACTTGTGGCCGGAAGCGAACTGATTCGGACACAAGGCGATCCGGTGGCGCTCAGTAATCAATTTACCATATCTGTCGCGGCTACCGGTCTGATCGGCACGGTAACGTTCTGGGGCAGCCTTGTGGCTTTCGGGAAACTCCAGGAGTTTGTTCTGCGAGGCGATCCCATTCACTTCCCCGGGCAACAGCCGCTGAATGTGGCCTTGCTGATGGTATGCGTCGCCATTGGCGCCATGCTCGTTCTGAATCCTCAGCCCAATCTGTATTGGCTGCTGGTAGCCGTGGCCTCCGTGCTGGGGATCCTCGTGGTGCTTCCGGTGGGGGGCGCGGATATGCCCGTTGCCATCTGCGTCTTGAACTCTTCGTCCGGTCTGGCAGGCTGCGCCACTGGTTTTGCGATCCACAACAATGCCTTGATTATATCGGGAGCGCTGGTGGGCTCATCCGGCATGATCCTGGCGGACATCATGTGCAAGGCGATGAACCGCTCTCTGATAAGCGTGCTGTTGGGGACTTTGGGGCCAACGGCAGGATCCCCCACGGCGGATGCGGTGTATGACGGGAAGATCAAGAGCGCTTCCCCCGACGAGATCGCCATGCTCTTCGAAGCGGCGCAGCGCGTGGTGATTGTCCCCGGCTACGGTATGGCCGTCTCGCAGGCACAGCATGCGGTGAAGGAACTCGAGCAATTGCTCGAATCCCACGGCGTAGAGGTGGAGTACGCGATTCATCCCGTGGCCGGAAGAATGCCCGGCCACATGAACGTGCTGCTGGCGGAAGCGAATGTTCCCTATGACAAGCTGCGTGAGATGGACGATATCAATCCCACGATGGGAACGGCGGACATCGCGCTGATTATCGGAGCCAACGATGTGGTCAATCCCATGGCGCGCACCGATCCGAAAAGCGTGATCGGCGGAATGCCGATTATCGACGCGGATAAGGCACACACGGTGGTGGTAATTAAGCGCAGTCTCAGCCCGGGCTTCGCTGGGATTCCCAATCCGCTGTTTGCCGCACCGAATACGCTGATGTTTTTCGCCGACGGCAAGAAGGCTATTTCCGATCTGATTCACGCCATCAAGGAAAGCCAATAG